The following proteins are encoded in a genomic region of Candidatus Omnitrophota bacterium:
- the gmhB gene encoding D-glycero-beta-D-manno-heptose 1,7-bisphosphate 7-phosphatase, with protein MKARKMRKAVFIDRDGVINRDPGGWTEHSYVTKWDDFYFLPEAKDAIKRLTDKGYDIVVVSNQAGVSKGYYTVRALNNINAKMLKEIKKAGGRITKVYYCIHKDEDGCGCRKPNTGMLDQAERELDVDVAGSYFIGDGKVDVEAGSKAGMKTVLVLSGKTTLEAAAGWDIKPDHIFADLSEAVDFIVAAKKKRE; from the coding sequence ATGAAAGCGCGAAAAATGAGAAAAGCCGTATTTATCGACAGGGACGGTGTTATAAACAGGGATCCCGGAGGGTGGACGGAGCACAGCTATGTTACGAAATGGGACGATTTCTATTTCCTGCCGGAGGCGAAGGACGCCATAAAGAGGCTGACCGATAAAGGTTACGATATTGTAGTGGTATCAAACCAGGCCGGCGTGAGTAAAGGTTATTACACTGTCCGCGCGCTTAACAACATCAATGCGAAGATGCTTAAAGAGATAAAGAAGGCAGGCGGCAGGATAACTAAAGTGTACTACTGCATACATAAGGATGAGGACGGGTGCGGGTGCAGGAAGCCTAATACAGGCATGTTGGATCAAGCTGAAAGAGAGCTGGACGTCGATGTGGCGGGGTCGTATTTTATCGGCGACGGGAAGGTCGATGTAGAGGCCGGCTCGAAGGCCGGGATGAAGACTGTCCTGGTATTGAGCGGCAAGACCACCCTCGAGGCGGCTGCCGGGTGGGACATCAAACCCGACCATATTTTTGCCGACCTGTCGGAAGCGGTTGATTTTATCGTGGCAGCCAAAAAGAAGAGGGAGTGA